In Opitutaceae bacterium TAV5, one genomic interval encodes:
- a CDS encoding preprotein translocase subunit SecE: protein MKNPFRSIRIFFGEMVTELRKANWPTFPELCSSTVVVIVAAVILGLFTSICDFSLFEVVSLFTKWVS, encoded by the coding sequence ATGAAAAACCCGTTCCGCAGCATCCGCATCTTCTTCGGCGAGATGGTCACCGAGCTTCGCAAAGCCAACTGGCCCACCTTTCCCGAGCTTTGCAGTTCCACCGTCGTCGTGATTGTGGCCGCGGTCATCCTCGGGCTTTTCACCAGCATCTGCGACTTTTCGCTCTTTGAGGTCGTCAGCCTGTTCACCAAGTGGGTGAGCTGA
- the tuf gene encoding elongation factor Tu (EF-Tu; promotes GTP-dependent binding of aminoacyl-tRNA to the A-site of ribosomes during protein biosynthesis; when the tRNA anticodon matches the mRNA codon, GTP hydrolysis results; the inactive EF-Tu-GDP leaves the ribosome and release of GDP is promoted by elongation factor Ts; many prokaryotes have two copies of the gene encoding EF-Tu): MAKGTFERTKPHVNVGTIGHVDHGKTTTTTAILKVQADKGLAEFKSYADIAKGGTVRDASKIVTISVAHVEYETANRHYAHVDCPGHADFVKNMITGAAQMDGAILVVSAADGPMPQTREHILLARQVGVPKIVVWLNKVDLIDDPELLDLVEMEIRELLSKYQFDGDNAKIVRGSATAALDGKPEGVAAIGELMDAIDSEIPEPARETDKPFLMSVEDVFSITGRGTVATGRIERGIIKVNDTVEIVGLRDTATTVVTGVEMFRKLLESGQAGDNVGLLLRGVDKEGIERGQVLAAPKSITPHKKAKAEIYVLTKEEGGRHTPFFNGYRPQFYFRTTDVTGVVNLPKGVEMVMPGDNIAVEIDLINPIAMEKTQRFAIREGGRTIGAGRITEIIE, encoded by the coding sequence ATGGCTAAAGGCACATTCGAGCGCACCAAACCGCACGTCAACGTTGGCACCATCGGCCACGTCGACCACGGCAAAACCACCACGACGACCGCGATCCTCAAGGTCCAGGCCGACAAGGGCTTGGCCGAGTTCAAGTCCTATGCGGATATCGCCAAGGGCGGCACTGTCCGTGACGCTTCCAAGATCGTCACGATCTCCGTCGCTCACGTGGAGTACGAGACGGCCAACCGTCACTACGCCCACGTCGACTGCCCGGGCCACGCCGACTTCGTCAAGAACATGATCACCGGTGCCGCCCAGATGGACGGAGCGATCCTTGTCGTTTCCGCCGCTGACGGCCCGATGCCGCAGACCCGCGAGCACATCCTCCTCGCCCGCCAGGTCGGCGTGCCGAAGATCGTGGTCTGGCTCAACAAGGTCGACCTCATCGACGACCCCGAGCTCCTCGACCTCGTCGAGATGGAAATCCGCGAGCTCCTCTCCAAGTACCAGTTCGACGGTGACAACGCCAAGATCGTCCGTGGCTCCGCCACCGCCGCTCTTGACGGCAAGCCCGAGGGTGTCGCCGCCATCGGCGAACTCATGGACGCCATCGACTCCGAGATTCCCGAGCCCGCCCGCGAGACCGACAAGCCCTTCCTCATGTCCGTCGAGGACGTCTTCTCGATCACCGGCCGCGGCACCGTCGCCACCGGTCGTATCGAGCGCGGCATCATCAAGGTCAACGACACCGTCGAGATCGTCGGTCTCCGCGACACCGCCACCACCGTCGTCACCGGCGTCGAGATGTTCCGCAAGCTCCTCGAGAGCGGCCAGGCCGGCGACAACGTCGGTCTCCTCCTCCGCGGCGTGGACAAGGAAGGCATCGAGCGCGGCCAGGTGCTCGCGGCTCCCAAGTCCATCACCCCGCACAAGAAGGCCAAGGCCGAGATCTACGTCCTCACCAAGGAAGAGGGCGGCCGCCACACTCCGTTCTTCAACGGTTATCGTCCCCAGTTCTACTTCCGCACGACGGACGTGACGGGCGTCGTCAACCTCCCGAAGGGCGTCGAGATGGTCATGCCCGGCGACAACATTGCCGTCGAGATCGACCTCATCAACCCGATCGCCATGGAGAAGACCCAGCGCTTCGCCATCCGCGAGGGCGGTCGCACCATCGGCGCCGGTCGTATCACCGAGATCATCGAGTAA
- a CDS encoding rhamnose isomerase (catalyzes the formation of L-rhamnulose from L-rhamnose) codes for MSAHTSSYALARQRYADLGIDTEAMLARAAATPVSLHCWQGDDVGGFESSAGLTGGGIQATGNYPGKARSIAELRADLGQAMRLIPGSKRLNLHALYADFGAAPRVERSELGVAHFQSWIDWCREQKIGFDFNPSYFSHPLSNDGFTLSSADKAVREFWIAHGIACRRIAAEAGRQLGSRVVTNFWMPDGYKDTPFDRRAPRERMAESLDAIFAEKIDEAHNVDAVECKLFGIGSESYVVGSHEFFLGYATTRQKWLCLDAGHFHPTESVADKISSVLRYVPGLLLHVSRGVRWDSDHVVTFDDPTRAMLEEVVRGDFLPRTAVGLDFFDASINRIAAWVIGTRSAQKALLAALLEPAAQLREAENAGDYTARLAWLEEAKTLPFAEVWDEFCRRAGVPVGPAWLAEVKAYEKDVLAKRT; via the coding sequence ATGTCTGCACACACCTCCTCATACGCTCTCGCCCGTCAACGTTATGCCGATCTCGGTATCGATACGGAAGCCATGCTGGCCCGCGCCGCGGCCACGCCGGTTTCCTTGCACTGCTGGCAAGGCGATGATGTCGGCGGCTTCGAAAGCTCGGCCGGCCTGACCGGCGGCGGCATCCAGGCCACCGGCAACTATCCCGGCAAGGCCCGGTCGATCGCGGAACTCCGCGCCGATCTCGGGCAGGCCATGCGGCTGATCCCCGGCAGCAAGCGGCTCAACCTGCACGCCCTCTACGCCGACTTCGGCGCCGCTCCCCGGGTGGAGCGCAGCGAACTCGGCGTGGCGCATTTCCAGTCGTGGATCGACTGGTGCCGCGAGCAGAAGATCGGCTTCGACTTCAACCCGTCGTATTTCTCGCATCCGCTTTCCAATGACGGCTTCACGCTCAGCAGCGCGGACAAGGCGGTGCGCGAGTTCTGGATCGCGCACGGCATCGCCTGCCGCCGCATCGCCGCCGAAGCCGGGCGCCAGCTCGGGTCGCGGGTGGTGACCAACTTCTGGATGCCCGACGGTTACAAGGACACGCCCTTCGACCGCCGCGCGCCGCGCGAGCGCATGGCGGAATCGCTCGACGCCATCTTTGCCGAAAAGATCGACGAGGCGCACAACGTGGATGCCGTCGAATGCAAGCTTTTCGGCATCGGCAGCGAGAGCTACGTGGTGGGCTCGCACGAGTTTTTCCTCGGCTACGCGACCACGCGGCAGAAGTGGCTGTGCCTCGACGCCGGCCATTTTCATCCGACCGAATCGGTGGCCGACAAGATTTCGTCGGTGCTGCGTTACGTGCCCGGCCTGCTCCTGCACGTGAGCCGCGGGGTGCGCTGGGACAGCGACCACGTGGTCACGTTCGACGATCCCACGCGGGCGATGCTCGAGGAAGTGGTGCGCGGGGATTTTCTGCCGCGCACGGCGGTCGGGCTGGATTTCTTCGACGCGAGCATCAACCGCATCGCCGCCTGGGTGATCGGCACGCGCTCTGCGCAGAAGGCCTTGCTGGCGGCGTTGCTCGAACCCGCGGCGCAGCTTCGCGAAGCGGAAAACGCGGGCGACTACACCGCGCGCCTCGCCTGGCTCGAGGAGGCGAAGACGCTGCCGTTTGCCGAGGTGTGGGACGAGTTCTGCCGGCGCGCCGGCGTGCCGGTTGGCCCCGCCTGGCTGGCGGAGGTCAAGGCGTACGAGAAGGACGTGCTCGCGAAGCGCACGTGA
- a CDS encoding Fur family transcriptional regulator, translating to MIASTQTNHPLANVRGVPPATGNRLEAACQRLKKSGLRITQPRIAIINVLMQHEVPVSIEQIFEELNRDSCDLVTVYRCLGAFEEIGLVKRSFFHNGTSLYHLTDRTDTVYHVVCKETNVVTALDPETTAEVSGLLKKVEKTLEDRGFTDVTHMLEFFARAPQPGHGRETGAGVTRNSQPVIPEASAFDV from the coding sequence ATGATCGCCTCCACACAAACCAACCATCCACTGGCCAACGTTCGCGGTGTTCCCCCTGCCACCGGGAACCGACTGGAAGCGGCTTGCCAACGACTCAAGAAATCCGGCCTTCGTATTACCCAGCCTCGCATCGCTATTATCAATGTACTGATGCAGCATGAAGTCCCCGTCAGCATCGAGCAAATCTTCGAGGAGCTTAACCGCGATTCGTGCGATCTCGTGACGGTCTACCGTTGTCTGGGTGCATTCGAGGAAATCGGGCTGGTCAAGCGCAGCTTCTTCCACAACGGCACCAGCCTCTACCACCTGACGGATCGCACCGATACCGTGTATCATGTCGTCTGCAAGGAGACGAATGTCGTGACCGCACTCGACCCGGAAACAACAGCCGAGGTGAGCGGATTGCTCAAGAAGGTGGAAAAGACGCTCGAAGACCGTGGTTTCACGGATGTCACCCACATGCTCGAGTTTTTCGCGCGCGCGCCGCAGCCCGGCCACGGTCGCGAGACGGGCGCGGGTGTCACTCGCAACAGCCAGCCTGTAATCCCGGAAGCTTCCGCTTTCGATGTCTGA
- a CDS encoding peptidase M16: MLSLLAAPDRRMLETFWNKPVHRTVLPNGVTAIVLADDSAPVASVQVWVKTGSIHEGPLLGSGVSHFLEHMLFKGTARRAGRAISAEVQACGGNLNAYTTFDRTVYYADLPAAHIATGLDVLADMVLHSTLPENEFARERDVILREIAMTRDDMDGRLGEALFDTAFREHPCRYPIIGYKDVFTTLTRDDLLAYYRGRYVANNLVVVVCGDVDPAASLALVEKHFGAGVAPRGRLLPSPVAGEPAQLAPRSLDLFEDVELTRAGLAWHVPGLTHPDSPVLDLLAMILGHGDSSLLWQALREKKRLVHTIDASNWAPGDTGLFSVFFTCDAGNRATATAAVHAELRRALTSGLTVERLRKAVRQVVVSEINSRKTMSGQAARLGAAEVIAGDLHFSRAWFDRIGRVTTADLRRVLKTWLPAGCETTVSLGPRAAAPLAAPAVHTRPAPALPAPVTLANGARLLLLPNRRLPNLHLRLLCEGGPLHEPANRRGLTGLLATLLTRDTEKRDAAEVARAIEEIGGAFYPFSGNNCFGLAAEVLPADSARALELLADAIYRPAFARTTFDIERDSRIADLQQDADDVVTVGRKLLRRHFFGDYPLAVDANGEAAHLRDASTADARKLWNALRAGANTVLVAAGDFDPARLAPRLETLLGKLPRGTTPRRPARFTTPPHPGNFTERRPREQAVVFDAFAGPALTDPDYITSEVADELFSGMSSRLFERVREEKGLAYFVRAQRIVGVEAGLFGLYAGTAPGKEDEVLAEFDAEIARVKAGKFSAGEIERCRTRLKAGRRMSLQTNASVAMQHGINLLFGLPPERFEDYDRKIDGVSKDLLRDFARRRFEQKQRVRLVVRP; encoded by the coding sequence ATGCTCTCCCTTCTTGCCGCGCCTGACCGCCGGATGCTCGAAACCTTCTGGAACAAACCGGTGCACCGCACCGTGCTCCCCAATGGCGTCACCGCCATCGTCCTCGCCGACGATTCCGCGCCCGTCGCCTCCGTGCAGGTCTGGGTAAAAACCGGCAGCATCCATGAAGGCCCGCTCCTCGGCAGCGGCGTCTCGCACTTCCTCGAACACATGCTTTTCAAGGGCACCGCGCGACGCGCCGGGCGCGCCATCTCCGCGGAGGTCCAGGCCTGCGGAGGGAACCTCAACGCCTACACCACCTTCGACCGCACCGTCTATTACGCCGACCTGCCCGCCGCCCACATCGCCACCGGCCTCGACGTGCTCGCCGACATGGTGCTGCACTCCACGCTCCCCGAAAACGAATTCGCCCGCGAGCGCGACGTCATCCTCCGCGAAATCGCCATGACGCGCGACGACATGGACGGCCGCCTCGGCGAGGCGCTCTTCGACACCGCCTTCCGCGAACACCCCTGTCGGTATCCAATAATCGGATACAAGGATGTCTTCACCACCCTCACCCGCGACGATCTTCTCGCGTATTACCGCGGCCGTTACGTGGCCAACAACCTCGTTGTCGTCGTGTGCGGCGACGTCGATCCCGCCGCCTCCCTCGCCCTCGTCGAAAAGCATTTCGGCGCCGGGGTCGCTCCGCGCGGCCGCCTCCTCCCCTCCCCTGTCGCCGGCGAACCGGCGCAGCTCGCCCCGCGCTCGCTCGATCTGTTCGAAGACGTCGAGCTCACCCGGGCCGGCCTCGCCTGGCACGTGCCCGGCCTCACCCACCCCGACTCGCCCGTCCTCGACCTCCTCGCGATGATCCTCGGCCACGGCGACAGTTCCCTCCTCTGGCAGGCCCTCCGCGAGAAAAAACGCCTCGTCCACACCATCGACGCCAGCAACTGGGCCCCCGGCGACACCGGCCTCTTCTCCGTCTTTTTCACCTGCGACGCCGGCAACCGCGCCACCGCCACCGCCGCCGTTCACGCCGAACTCCGCCGCGCGCTCACCTCCGGTCTCACCGTCGAGCGCCTGCGCAAGGCCGTCCGCCAGGTGGTCGTCAGCGAGATCAACTCCCGCAAGACCATGTCCGGCCAGGCCGCCCGCCTCGGCGCCGCCGAAGTCATCGCGGGCGATCTTCATTTCAGCCGCGCCTGGTTCGACCGGATCGGCCGGGTCACGACCGCCGACCTCCGCCGCGTCCTCAAGACCTGGCTGCCCGCCGGATGCGAGACCACCGTCTCGCTCGGCCCCCGCGCCGCCGCCCCTCTCGCCGCGCCCGCCGTTCACACCCGCCCCGCCCCCGCCCTGCCCGCGCCGGTGACTCTCGCCAACGGCGCCCGCCTGCTGCTCCTGCCCAACCGCCGCCTCCCCAATCTCCACCTGCGCCTGCTCTGCGAAGGCGGTCCGCTCCACGAACCCGCCAACCGCCGCGGCCTCACCGGCCTGCTCGCCACGCTCCTCACGCGCGACACCGAAAAACGCGACGCCGCCGAAGTCGCCCGCGCCATCGAGGAAATCGGCGGCGCCTTTTATCCCTTCTCCGGCAACAACTGCTTCGGCCTCGCCGCCGAAGTCCTTCCCGCCGACTCCGCCCGCGCGCTCGAACTGCTGGCCGATGCGATTTACCGCCCGGCCTTCGCCCGCACCACCTTCGACATCGAGCGCGATTCCCGGATCGCCGACCTCCAGCAGGACGCCGACGATGTCGTGACCGTCGGGCGAAAGCTCCTTCGCCGCCATTTTTTCGGCGACTATCCGCTCGCCGTCGATGCCAACGGCGAAGCCGCCCATCTCCGCGACGCCTCGACCGCCGACGCCCGCAAGCTCTGGAACGCCCTGCGCGCCGGCGCCAATACCGTGCTCGTCGCCGCCGGTGACTTCGACCCCGCCAGACTCGCTCCCCGGCTCGAAACCCTGCTGGGCAAACTGCCGCGCGGCACGACTCCGCGACGCCCCGCCCGCTTCACGACTCCCCCGCATCCCGGCAACTTCACGGAACGCCGGCCTCGCGAGCAGGCCGTGGTCTTCGACGCCTTTGCCGGACCGGCGCTGACCGATCCCGACTACATCACGAGCGAGGTCGCCGACGAACTGTTCAGCGGCATGTCCTCGCGCCTGTTCGAACGCGTGCGGGAGGAAAAAGGCCTCGCCTATTTCGTACGCGCCCAGCGCATCGTCGGCGTGGAAGCGGGCCTGTTTGGCCTCTACGCCGGCACGGCTCCCGGCAAGGAAGACGAAGTCCTTGCCGAGTTCGATGCCGAGATCGCCCGCGTCAAAGCCGGCAAATTCAGCGCCGGGGAAATCGAACGCTGCCGCACGCGCCTGAAAGCCGGCCGGAGGATGTCGCTGCAAACGAACGCCTCCGTGGCGATGCAGCACGGCATCAACCTCCTCTTCGGCCTCCCGCCCGAACGCTTCGAGGACTACGACCGGAAAATCGACGGCGTATCGAAAGATTTGTTACGTGATTTCGCGCGCCGCCGTTTCGAACAAAAGCAGCGCGTCCGCCTCGTGGTGCGCCCGTAG
- a CDS encoding membrane protein, protein MTTSPVSEDAQREITRVCVHAAQLLMQHGTESALVESASRRLGLALGVESVEVAVMANAITLTTLCGKRCQTTVRRNIDRGINMHMAVGVQRIMLDAEAGGLDVAEVERRLGALTPFHYNRWLVVVMIGLSCAAFARLAHADWSGCALTFVASAAAMVARQQLAVLHFNPVVNFTVAAFVATSIAAQGLLHDLGTKTPRIAMASSVLLFVPGMPLINAVSDMVKGYMNTGIARLGLAVLLCVGTCIGILLAMMVWGARGWL, encoded by the coding sequence ATGACGACTTCACCGGTTTCTGAGGATGCGCAGCGCGAGATCACGCGGGTGTGCGTGCATGCCGCGCAGCTCCTGATGCAGCACGGCACGGAGAGCGCGCTGGTCGAATCGGCCTCGCGCCGGCTCGGTCTGGCGCTGGGCGTGGAAAGTGTGGAGGTGGCGGTCATGGCCAACGCGATCACGCTGACGACCCTGTGCGGGAAACGCTGCCAGACCACCGTCCGCCGCAACATCGATCGCGGCATCAACATGCACATGGCGGTCGGCGTGCAGCGGATCATGCTCGACGCCGAGGCGGGCGGGCTCGACGTGGCGGAAGTGGAGCGCCGGCTCGGCGCGCTGACGCCGTTTCACTACAACCGCTGGCTGGTCGTGGTCATGATCGGGCTGTCGTGCGCGGCGTTTGCCCGGCTGGCCCATGCGGACTGGAGCGGCTGCGCGCTGACGTTCGTGGCGAGCGCGGCGGCGATGGTGGCGCGTCAGCAACTGGCGGTGCTGCATTTCAACCCGGTAGTCAATTTTACGGTTGCGGCGTTTGTGGCCACGTCGATCGCGGCGCAGGGCCTGCTCCACGATCTCGGCACGAAGACGCCGCGGATCGCGATGGCCTCGAGCGTGCTGCTCTTCGTGCCCGGCATGCCGCTCATCAACGCGGTGTCGGACATGGTGAAGGGCTATATGAACACGGGGATCGCCCGCCTCGGTCTTGCCGTGCTGCTGTGCGTGGGCACATGCATCGGCATCCTGCTGGCGATGATGGTGTGGGGAGCGCGCGGATGGCTGTGA
- a CDS encoding ABC transporter substrate-binding protein — protein MKRRVPCELLGRRVELPERPQRIVSLVSSATETIFALGAGGRVAGVSAYCHRYVDTSGAKVAGDYLRVDEEALRGLQPDLVLATTGVQLGVARRLAAAGFPVFVLPVPSSFYAILDNIRQVGGLVGELAAAHALTLRLEAEAEELRAATANGGRRRPRVLADLWFGRFERFAGGMTFIHDLIGLAGGENVFAARPEAYLKPDLAEARAARPEAVIVFSEEDDHPVDVPALVRERGWETLRVVESCIRRGRIVIHDGPSFMETARWLASELRQGREEG, from the coding sequence ATGAAACGACGTGTACCCTGTGAGTTGCTTGGCCGGCGCGTGGAGCTGCCGGAGCGTCCGCAGCGGATCGTGAGCCTCGTGTCGTCGGCCACCGAAACGATTTTTGCGCTCGGTGCCGGGGGGCGCGTGGCGGGCGTGTCGGCGTACTGCCACCGTTACGTGGATACGTCGGGCGCGAAAGTGGCGGGCGACTACCTGCGGGTGGACGAGGAGGCGCTGCGCGGGCTGCAGCCCGATCTCGTGCTGGCGACGACGGGCGTGCAACTCGGCGTGGCGCGGCGGCTGGCGGCCGCGGGCTTTCCGGTGTTCGTGCTCCCGGTGCCATCGAGTTTTTATGCGATCCTCGACAACATCCGGCAAGTGGGCGGACTCGTCGGTGAACTGGCGGCGGCGCACGCGCTGACCCTCCGGCTGGAGGCGGAAGCGGAGGAGTTGCGCGCGGCAACGGCGAACGGCGGCAGGCGGCGGCCGCGGGTGCTGGCGGACCTGTGGTTCGGGCGGTTCGAGCGGTTCGCGGGCGGGATGACGTTCATTCACGACCTGATCGGGCTGGCGGGCGGTGAAAACGTCTTCGCGGCGCGCCCGGAGGCCTACCTGAAGCCCGACCTCGCGGAGGCGCGGGCGGCACGGCCGGAGGCGGTGATCGTGTTTTCGGAAGAGGACGACCATCCGGTGGACGTGCCGGCGCTGGTGCGCGAACGGGGATGGGAGACGCTGCGCGTCGTCGAATCGTGCATCCGGCGCGGCCGGATCGTGATTCACGACGGACCGTCTTTCATGGAGACGGCGCGCTGGCTGGCATCGGAATTGCGGCAGGGTAGGGAGGAAGGATGA
- a CDS encoding cob(I)yrinic acid a c-diamide adenosyltransferase, which produces MPTIKPTTDENEHRSQMQELQDEMHAKIAAAKEKRDLVIVNTGDGKGKSTAAFGMLARNVGHKRRSVVVQFIKAGDAAIMRALAGPFLEWHRCGEGFTWDTQNRAADIASCRGGWEVALRALRDPEVKFVVLDELNIVLQCDYMPVAEVIEGLRSRAPGKHVVITGRGAPPELVAFADLVTEMREIKHPFAEGVQAQLGVEF; this is translated from the coding sequence ATGCCGACCATCAAACCCACCACCGACGAAAACGAACACCGCTCGCAGATGCAGGAACTGCAGGACGAGATGCACGCGAAAATCGCGGCCGCGAAGGAGAAACGCGATCTCGTCATCGTCAACACGGGCGACGGCAAAGGCAAGAGCACGGCGGCCTTCGGCATGCTCGCGCGCAACGTCGGCCACAAGCGCCGCAGCGTGGTCGTGCAGTTCATCAAGGCCGGCGACGCGGCCATCATGCGCGCACTGGCCGGGCCGTTCCTCGAATGGCACCGCTGCGGCGAGGGGTTTACGTGGGACACGCAAAACCGCGCCGCCGACATCGCCAGTTGTCGCGGCGGCTGGGAGGTGGCGCTCAGGGCGCTGCGCGACCCGGAGGTGAAATTTGTGGTGCTCGACGAGCTCAACATCGTCCTGCAATGCGACTACATGCCGGTGGCCGAGGTCATCGAAGGGCTGCGGTCGCGCGCGCCGGGCAAGCATGTGGTCATCACGGGCCGCGGAGCGCCGCCGGAACTGGTGGCGTTTGCCGACCTCGTCACGGAGATGAGGGAAATCAAGCACCCGTTCGCCGAAGGCGTGCAGGCGCAGCTCGGGGTGGAATTCTAG
- a CDS encoding ABC transporter → MKTTMTDPAATNEALRLDRVSVAGRLREVSLALPRGELVGLVGPNGSGKSTLMQVAAGLLPPDPVVARAGSPCHVTWSGRPLDDIAVMERGRLTSWVPQEARFEFGFTVRSVVAQGRYAHGDDDRGVDEALERLDLVALADRPVNRLSGGERQRVLLARALVTGAALHLWDEPLAALDPRHALKVQELARELARAGRTVIFSLHDLRMAYRLDRVVVLHEGRLAAAGLPAEVLTPQTLLDVFGVRYRFVESLVLELP, encoded by the coding sequence ATGAAAACCACGATGACAGACCCGGCGGCAACCAACGAGGCTCTCCGGCTCGACCGCGTTTCGGTCGCTGGCCGGTTGCGCGAGGTGTCGCTGGCGTTGCCGCGCGGCGAGCTGGTCGGGCTCGTCGGGCCGAACGGCTCGGGCAAATCCACGCTCATGCAGGTGGCGGCGGGTTTGCTGCCGCCGGACCCGGTTGTGGCACGGGCTGGAAGCCCGTGCCACGTGACGTGGAGCGGGCGTCCGCTGGACGACATCGCCGTGATGGAGCGCGGGCGGCTGACGTCGTGGGTGCCGCAGGAGGCGCGGTTCGAATTCGGTTTTACGGTCCGCTCGGTGGTGGCTCAGGGCCGCTATGCGCACGGCGACGATGACCGCGGCGTGGACGAGGCGCTGGAGCGGCTCGACCTCGTGGCGCTGGCCGACCGGCCCGTCAACCGGCTGTCGGGCGGCGAGCGGCAGCGCGTGCTTCTGGCGCGCGCGCTGGTGACGGGAGCGGCGTTGCACCTGTGGGACGAGCCGCTGGCGGCGCTCGATCCGCGGCACGCGCTCAAGGTGCAGGAACTCGCGCGCGAACTGGCGCGGGCCGGTCGCACGGTGATTTTTTCGCTGCACGACCTGCGCATGGCCTACCGGCTCGACCGCGTCGTGGTGCTGCACGAAGGCCGCCTCGCCGCCGCCGGGCTGCCGGCCGAAGTGCTCACGCCGCAAACGCTGCTCGATGTTTTCGGGGTGCGTTACCGGTTCGTCGAAAGCCTTGTGCTGGAGCTTCCCTGA
- a CDS encoding ABC transporter permease, which translates to MPAASSATARFAFPVALALLVVLAVVSLGVGDLPMGPRQILDGLLRRDELATTVLWQMRLPRVVVAVLIGGALAASGLVMQAYFRNSLASPGLLGVSSGAAAGAVVALGLGLAGASLFIAPLAAIIGASVATGAVIVLARRGASTERLLLAGVALNALLGAVTSYVLSNFTLTYERNAQIIFWLLGGLEDRTWEHVWMASPIVLGAALLWPLGRPMDLLSLGSTEAQSLGVDVRRLRRQLLALSTVLTALATAVVGTVGFVGLVVPHLLRLLVGPEHRRLVPLSLVGGAAFVLACDLLGRFAGNLRLGIVTAFLGGPFFLWLLRRRA; encoded by the coding sequence ATGCCTGCCGCTAGCTCCGCCACCGCCCGTTTCGCCTTCCCGGTCGCTCTCGCGCTGCTTGTCGTGCTGGCGGTGGTCTCGCTCGGCGTGGGTGATTTGCCGATGGGGCCGCGGCAGATTCTCGACGGCCTGCTGCGCCGCGACGAACTGGCGACGACCGTCCTCTGGCAGATGCGGTTGCCGCGGGTGGTCGTGGCCGTGCTGATCGGCGGGGCGCTGGCGGCGAGCGGCCTCGTCATGCAGGCCTATTTTCGCAACAGCCTCGCCAGTCCCGGGCTGCTCGGCGTGAGCAGCGGGGCGGCGGCGGGGGCGGTGGTGGCGCTCGGGCTCGGGCTGGCGGGCGCATCGTTGTTCATCGCTCCGCTGGCCGCGATCATCGGCGCCTCCGTCGCCACGGGAGCCGTGATCGTGCTGGCGCGGCGCGGCGCGAGCACGGAACGGCTGCTCCTGGCGGGCGTGGCGCTCAACGCCCTGCTCGGCGCGGTCACGAGCTACGTGCTCTCCAATTTCACGCTCACCTACGAGCGCAACGCGCAGATCATTTTCTGGCTGCTCGGCGGGCTGGAGGACCGGACGTGGGAACACGTGTGGATGGCGTCGCCGATCGTCCTCGGCGCGGCGCTGCTCTGGCCGCTGGGGCGCCCGATGGATCTGCTCAGCCTCGGTTCGACCGAGGCGCAGAGCCTGGGCGTGGACGTGCGGCGGCTGCGGCGGCAGTTGCTCGCGCTCTCGACCGTGCTCACGGCGCTGGCGACGGCGGTGGTCGGCACGGTCGGATTTGTCGGGCTGGTGGTGCCGCATCTGCTGCGCCTGCTGGTGGGGCCGGAGCACCGGCGGCTGGTGCCGCTCTCGCTGGTCGGCGGCGCGGCGTTCGTGCTGGCGTGCGATCTGCTCGGGCGGTTTGCGGGCAACCTGCGGCTCGGCATCGTCACGGCGTTCCTGGGCGGGCCGTTTTTTCTCTGGCTCTTGAGGAGGCGCGCATGA